A stretch of DNA from Desmospora activa DSM 45169:
GGAAGGGAGGTTTACATGGTAGCCACGGCACAAACTGTTACCGTCGACAGCCGTGAAATCCGCATATCGAATCCCGAAAAGATGTTGTTTCCCGCTCTTTCCCTTACCAAATGGGATTGGATTATGCATCTGACCCGGCTTGCTCCCTATTTGCTTCCCTACTGTAAAGACCGTTACTTGACGACGATCCGTTTTCCTGACGGACCGGCGGGAAAGTCGTTTTATCAAAAAAACGCACCTGCTCATACTCCCGATTGGATACCGATTAGCGAAGCGGGTGAGGTGCGTTATATGCGGTTAGAAGAGACGTCTACCCTTATTTATCTGGGGAATCTGGCCTGTCTGGAATTCCACCTCTCTTTTGACCGTTGCTCAAACCCGGATCGGCCGACGGATCTGGTGTTTGATATCGATCCCTCTCAAAAAGGTGCCAAAGGATTTGAGCAAGCGAAGGAGACAGCCCTGCTAACACGGGAAACGCTACAATCGTTGGGGTTGGATGGGGTGGTAAAAACCTCAGGCGCGACAGGATTACAAATTTATGTGCCGCTGCTGCCGGGTTACACCTTTGAAGAAACAAGAGAAGTGAATCAATTTATCGCTCACTATCTACGGGAGAAACATCCCAACTTGATTACCGTAGAGCGAACCGTATCGAAGCGGGGGACTAAGGTGTATTTTGACTATCTACAACACTGGCGCGGCAAATCCTTGATTGCACCCTATTCACCGCGAGCGCGGGAAGAGGCGACGGTTTCAACCCCGGTGCGCTGGGAAGAATTACGCCCGTCATTGCAACCGGAAGTATTTACACTACAAACGATTCACCGCCGTTTGGCACAAGTGGGGGATCTGTTTTCGCCGTTACGGCAAAACAACGGCTACAACCTTGATGATATTTTAAGCTTTATTCGGCAACGACGTTAATCACTTGTCTCTGATTTGCCTTTAAGCTATGGTAGGTGGAGAAAGGGGGACGGAGAAAAGTGATACGGCTATTTACCAATGCGACGATTTTGACAATGAAAGAAGGAGAGCCGCTCCTATCGGAAGCTTCGATGTTGATCAAAGGGGATCGCATTGTTTGGGTGGGCACTGGCTCACCACCGGAAGCAGAAGTGGATAAAATCGTGGATATGAAGGATCGTCTACTGTTGCCGGGATGGATCAACACGCACAACCATGCGGCGATGACGCTGTTGCGGGGATACGCGGATGATTTGCCGTTACAAACGTGGCTGCAGAAATATATGTGGCCGCTGGAGGCCCGTTTTCAGGCGCGCCAGGTGCGGGCGGGCACCCGTTTGGCGGTGGTGGAGATGATTCGTGGCGGGACAACTTGTTTCGCCGATATGTACGATTATATGGATGAAGTAGCACAAGTAGTGGCGGATTCCGGCATCCGGGCTCGTCTGTGCCGCGGCGTAATCGGTTTAGTATCGGAGCAGGAACGGCAATCCAAGTTAAATGAGGCCGTTCAGTTTGTACGCGATTGGAACGGAAAAGCCGATGGGCGCATCACGACGATGCTGGCGCCGCACGCCGCCTACACCTGTCCCCCTGCTTATATTGAACAGATTGTAGAACAAGCGGAAATCCTGGATCAGCCGATTCACACTCATTTGTCGGAAACCGCGGCGGAAGTGGAGCAAAATGTAAACGAATATGGGTGTCGCCCAGTGGAACACCTGGATCGGTTGGGTGTATTCCAACGTCCCACCCTAGTCGCCCATGCTGTCCATGTAAACGAAGAAGAGATCGCGTTGCTGGCCGCCAGGAGTGTAAAAATTTCCCATAATCCAGGAAGCAATTTAAAGTTAGGCAGTGGAATCGCTCCCATTCCCGCTATGTTCCGTCATGGCCTTACGCCGTCATTGGGAACAGACGGGGCCGCCAGCAACAACAATCTTGATCTGTTGGGGGAAATCCAGTTGGCTGCGCTCATCCATAAAGGGGCCAATCAGGATCCAGAGGCAGTCCCTGCGGAGCAAGCGTTAGCAATGGGTACTCGCTTTGGTGCAGAGGCGCTCTTTTTATCGGATGAAATCGGTACGCTGGAGGCGGGCAAAAAAGCGGATTTTATCTCAGTGGATACTTCTGTCCCTCATATGCAGCCGGCCCATGACCTTGTCTCTCATCTGGTTTATGCCGCCGGGGCAAGTGATGTGCAGGATGTTTATGTGGATGGACACCCATTGATGCGCAACCGCCATCTGCTTACGCTGGATGAGGAAAAAATACGCTGGGAAGCCCAGCGGGCTTTTGAAATGATCGCACCATCCGAATAAAAAAACCTGCCAGTCGGCAGGTAATCAATGGATGGGGGTATAGGCAGGAGTAATCAAGTTACAATAGAAATAAGTTATTCGTTTAATTCGATCTCCAGGTGATAACGCAAAGGGATATCAGAGGAGTCCTCTGTTTTCCTTTTCCATCGCGAAGAAGGAGAAGCCCATGCTTCAACCTGGAGAAGCGTCCGGATTGCTTCCAGTTCCTCGGCGGGGAAGTGCCCGTCCAGCTCCTCCAAGATCCGACCGGGGGACGAAAAAGCATCCATTGGCTCACCTCCTTATGTACCGTTATTGTCACCTCCCTGGCCGGGAGTATGACTTACACTTTTTACACGTATCCCCGTCCGACATCCCTTGGACGGGGCTTTTTCCGCTTTCGGTGATAAACGGGAGCGGTGTTTCGTACATTGGAATTATAGTCCATGGAGGGAGGGGCAACGGTGCGAATTGGGTTGATATTGTTGTCCGTCTTTTTCTGTGTCGGTTTAATCGGCTGCATCAAACATGATTCAATCGCCGAGCAAGCACCGGAGGAGACAGCGGAAAAAGAAGCGGATACGGAGCAATGGGATCAGGTTTTTTTACAGCGTATCGAAACGGAGATGAAAAAGGATCAACGAGATTTTACCCTGTCTTTACAAGACGGTAGTTCGTTTGCAGGAAAAGAAAAAGATGGGGAATGGAACTTAACGAGTACCGATACCGAAAAAGAGGAATCGATCAAAGCCGTACAGGAAGATGGAATGATCAAATTAACCCGAGGAGATCAGACGGAAGAGTTGAGTACACGCCAGTTTGGATTGGTCGCTCCCCAGGATCACTTTCAGTTGGTACGGGATTCTGTACAACGCGTGAACAAGGAAACGAAAGCAGGGCAGGATTGGTATGTCGTGGATCTAAATAAGGAAGATCTGGGGGATAAACTGGGACACTGGATGGGAAAACCGTATGATCAAGGAGCGGCCAGCCAAGCGAGCCGTAAGTTTATTTTTCAATATCGATTTCAATTTGATGAAAACCACTTACGTCAGATGGTGATCCGGGTTACGTCATTGGAAGATTCTGATGCAAACGAACTGGTTGAGTATACGTTTGAGCCCGATAAATAAGGATAAACGAAAGCAGGGGCATGACGGGATCGCCGTTGTGCCCCTGCTTTCGTATATATAATGTGATATACTTCTATCAATACTTTTAGTGTATTGCGTAGAAAGGTGGGGGACCATGTCTCTTCGTTGGCCAGTAGCCGTGACAGCACTGATTGTCTCGTTATTGCTGTTGTTTGGGGGATATACCCTCTTTCAATGGACAAACCTGGAGCGTCCGCTAAAGCAGACAATAGCAGAAACACCAACGGTGACAGCGAAAGAGATCACGGTTTCTCCCGACAAAATCACGATTCGCCTAGAGGCAGATGCGCACTTTTCGTTGACGCAGCAGTATCCGTCATTGCAGAAACAATTGACGGCGATTGCGGGAGGGCGACCGTTAGAAATAGAAATGCTGGATCACCCTGATAAAACTTTAAACCAAGCCTGGGGTGAAATGGTATTTGGTGTGGAGGAAGGGCTGGCTCACCAGCGTTATTCCGCGATTCCCGCTGCGGTAAAGAAGGCAACACCATCTGGGGCGGAAAGTTATGTTGTTATGGATGATAGCCATCTGTATATCGAAATCAAACAGGGAGAAGCGCGATTGTATCGCATTCTTCCTTTGCATAAGAAAGAGAGTGGGGTGAAGGATAATGGGTAAAGGCATCGTGGTAGGGGTGGTTCCGGCTACACTGCTTTTTCTGCTGTATCTGGGACTCAGTCCTATGCCGATCCTAGTTCTGGCCGGTATCGCCGGTCTGGTTTGGGTGATGATGGGTTCCCGTTCCGGTTCTGGAAAAAAGAAGATCCTTCACTCTAAAGAGGCTGTTCCAACGGTATCATTTGATCAAATCGGAGGGCAAGAACGGGCAAAAAAAGAACTGCGGGAAGCGCTCGACTTTTTGATCCACCGTCACCATATTCGCCAATACGGGATTCGCCCGCTTAAAGGGATTCTGTTGTCTGGACCTCCCGGTACAGGAAAAACGTTGATGGCTAAAGCGGCCGCTCACTACACGGATTCAGTGTTTATCACCACATCCGGAAGTGAATTTATCGAAATGTATGTGGGTGTCGGTGCACAACGGATTCGCGAGTTGTTTCATAAGGCGCGCAAAGAGGCGAAGAAAAACAATAAAAACAGCGCTATCATCTTTATCGACGAGATCGATGTGATCGGTGGACAGCGCGCCGGCTCGCAGCATCGCGAATATGATCAGACGTTAAATCAGTTGCTGACGGAAATGGACGGCATGACGACAGACCGCAAAGTGCAGGTGTTGGTGGTTGCCGCCACCAACCGCAAAGATATGTTGGACTCGGCCCTGTTGCGCCCGGGACGCTTTGATCGACATATTACGGTGGATCTCCCGGATAAAAAAGCGCGTATGTCCATTTTAAAGTTGCATACGCATAATAAGCCCTTGGCTGATGATGTGGACCTGGAACAAATTGGGGTGGAGACATTTGGCTTTTCCGGTGCTCAGTTGGAGAGTCTCACCAATGAAGCGGCGATTTATGCGATGCGGAACGGCAGTGATAAGATTGGGCAACGGCATTTGTCTGAGGCGATCGATAAGGTGATGATGGGAGAAAAAACGGATCGAGAAGCCACACAGGAAGAGCGGGAGCGCGTCGCCATTCATGAGTTGGGTCATGCGATTGTATCCGAATGGGTTCGTCCTCACTCTGTTTCTCAGGTTTCGTTGGCTCCACGAGGACAGGCATTGGGATATGTGCGCCATCACCCTGGTCAGGATCGCTACCTTCACACCCGAAAGCAAATTGAAGATCAGATTATGATCTGTTTGGCCGGTGCTGCCGCTGAGGAACAGGTATACAAGAATCGCTCAACTGGAGCTAAAAACGATTACGAACAAGCCAATCGTTTTACCCGTGCATTAATTGAAGCCGGTTTGTCGGATTTGGGAATCATTGATAAAGATTTGGTTAGCAATGAGACACTCCACCAAGAATCTGTTAAGATACTTAAGGAGCTTCATGTTCGGACGGTCCAGCTGTTGGATCGCTATTTCCCTGTCTTTGACGCTGCCCTTACCATCCTTTTAAAAGAAGAGGTGCTATCAGGGGAGCAGTTCCGGGAATTATTGAAGCGATATATGGAAGAACCTAAGGCGGTCAATGGATGACCGCGTGTAAGGTTGGGGAAGGAGAAATGGGTTTTGTCAGACATTCAACATGTCGTCGTTTATGGCGGCGGCACGATGGGGCAAGGAATTGCGGAGCTTTTGTCCAAAAAAGGGTTTGATGTCAGTGTCATCGAAAAAACACAAGCTTTGGCTAAACAGGCACACCATCACATTGAACTCAGTTTGGATAAACAGCTTTCCAAGTGGGGAATCACGCAAGCGGAGAAAAAATTGATCCTCTCCCGCATTCAATTTACCAATGAAGAGACGCCGCTACAGTATGCAGATTTGGTGATTGAAACCATTACAGAGGATCTGGAGTCCAAAAAAGAGGTGTTTGATCGTTGTGATCGGCTGTGCCCTTCTAACACGATTGTGGCCAGCAACACCTCAACCTTGAGCTTGACCGAATTGGCGGCCGTCACCCGACGTCCAGAAAGGGTGATCGGCCTCCATTTTGTTCATCCCAGCACACGGGTGGATTTGGTGGAGATTGTACGGGGATTGCGGACGAGTCCAGAGACGGTTGACGAAGTAAAAGCCTTGCTGGAGCGACTCCACCTGGTCGGGGTGGAAGTGTATGAATCCCCTGGCTTTGTCACGACGCGCCTGATTGTGATCCTGATCAACGAAGCACTGTATACACTGATGGAAGGAGTGGCCTCGCCTGAAGCGATCGATACGGCGATGAAGCGCGGTTATCGCTTCCCCTACGGTCCACTGGAAATGGCGGATCGATTTGGACTGGATTCGGTGTTGGCGGCGATGGAGCAACTCTTCCGCGAATACGGTGACAACAAATTCCGTCCGGCACCCTTGTTGAAGAAGATGGTGAGAGCAGGTCAACTGGGGGTTAAAACGGGTGAAGGTTTTTTCCACTATGATGAGGACGGCGATCGGATCGGGAAGGAGGGTGTACAATGAAGGTGCTGGTGATCAATTGTGGCAGCTCATCCATCAAATATGAACTGTTCGATATGGCCCAAGAAAGTGTATTGGCCAGCGGATTAGTGGAACGGATCGGTTCCGATCGCTCCATTCTAACCCATAAGGTGACCGGAAAAGAGCCTTGGGTGGAAACGGCAGAGATTTTGGATCATCGCCAAGGGTTGAACAAAGTGCTCGCTTTGTTGGTAGATAAAACCTTGGGTGTGCTTCATTCCGTCGATGAAGTGGATGCTGTCGGTCATCGGGTGGTGCACGGCGGTGAAGCTTTCTCCCAATCGGCTTTAATCAACACGGATGTGGTGCGAGCGATTCAAGCCAATGTGGATCTGGCTCCGCTTCATAATCCACCCAATCTTTTGGGGATTGATGCCGCCCGCCATCACCTTCCTCACGCACAACATGCGGCGGTGTTTGATACGGCATTTCATCAGACGATGCCGGACTATGCATATCTCTACGCGTTGCCACGAGTGTTGTATCAGAAACATAAAGTGCGCCGCTACGGTTTTCATGGTACTTCTCATCAGTATGTATCGGAGCGCGCAGCGGAGATGTTAGAAAAACCGTTGGAAGAGCTGAAACTGATTTCGTGCCATATCGGCAACGGCGCCAGTTGCACGGCGATCCAGGGCGGAAAATCGGTTGACACCAGTATGGGCATGACTCCACTGGAAGGGTTGATGATGGGAACGCGCAGCGGCGATATCGATCCAGCCATCGTTCCTTTTATTATGGCAAAGGAAGAGTTAACACTGGCGGAAGTTAACTCGATGATGAATAAACATAGCGGCTTGATCGGAGTGTCAGGACTCTCCAGCGATATGCGGGAGATTGTTGAAGGGACGTTTGAAGGGAATAAACAGGCTAAGCTTGCTTTAGAAATGTATACTTACCGCTTACGCAAAACAATAGGTGCCTATGCTGCGGCCATGGATGGGGTGGATGCGATTATCTTTACCGCCGGTGTCGGGGAGAATGCTTCGCTGGTACGGGAGTGGACTTGTCGCGGCCTTTCGTATCTGGGGGTAGAGCTGGATAAGGAGAAAAACGCCAATCGCGGATTACAAGTAATCAGCACACCGGAATCCCGGGTGAAAGTGTTGGTGATTCCGACGGATGAAGAACTGATGATTGCACGGGAAACGAAAAGGCTGGTGGAAAGCGCATCATGATTGTCGTCTATGTTACAATGATGGCGACAAGATGCAGAGAGGAGAACACAGATGAAATTGTCCCGCCGCGTACAACAATTGACACCTTCCAAAACGATTGAAATTACAGCAACAGCAAAAGCGTTACGGCAGCAGGGTCATGATGTGATTGTGTTGGGGGCAGGTGAACCGGATTTTAATACACCGGATGCAATCCTGGAAGCAGCCAATCGCGCGATGCGCGAAGGTCAAACCAAGTATACACCCGCCGGTGGTATACCAGAGTTAAAAGATGCGATCATCGCCAAATTCCAGCGGGAAAACGGCCTTTCCTACACTCGGGATGAGGTAACGGTAACGGTAGGGGCCAAGCACGCCCTCTATAATTTGTTTCAAGTGACGCTGGATGAGGGAGATGAGGTGATCATTCCCTCTCCGTATTGGGTGAGTTATATTGAACAAGTAAAACTGGCTGGTGGCGTGCCTGTCGTTATTGAAGGAAAAGAAGAGAATGGGTTTAAGGTGACGGTAGAGCAACTGCGCCAAGCTGTTACAGAACGCTCAGTGGCGTTTTTGATCAACACCCCCTCCAATCCCACAGGTGCGATGTATTCCGCTGATGAGTTGCGTACGTTAGGGGAGTGTTGCCGGGAACACGATCTCTTGATCGTCTCGGATGAAATTTATGAGCAACTGGTATACGGAGAGCAACAACCGGTCAGCATTGCCGGTCTAGCGGACTTTAAAGAGCGGACCGTCATCATCAACGGCGTTTCTAAAACCTACTCCATGACTGGATGGCGCATCGGATATGCTGCCGGTGATGCCCGCATCATCAAAGCGATGACCAGTCTGGCTAGCCATAGCACCTCCAATCCCACTTCCATTGCACAGTATGCCGCTCTGGAAGCCCTCGCCGGCGACCAAACTCCGGTGGCGCAGATGAAAAAAGCGTTCCATGAGCGACGTGATTATGTGGTGGAACGGCTTCGGCAGATGCCAGGAGTTACTTCCGATACTCCCCAAGGGGCATTCTATGTGTTTGCCAATGTAGCACAAGCGGCAGCTACTGCCGGCTTCGACTCGGTCGATGACTGGGTAAAAGCGATGTTGGAAAAAGAAAAAGTAGCTTTGGTCCCCGGTTCCGCCTTTGGCTCCTCCGATCATGTACGCATTTCCTATGCCACTTCAATGGAAGAACTAGAAAAAGCGATGGATCGGATGGAATCGTTTATACGCAGTTAAGCAAAATCCCGCCAATATGGCGGGATTTTGCTTAAATAAAAGATGCCGGCGATTTGCCGGCATGCAACTTATAACTTCACTACATTTTGAGCTTGGTCCCCACGGTTGCCCTGGGTAATTTCAAACCGTACTTTGTCGCCTTCATCTAGGCTTTTAAAACCATCGGCGTTAATAGCGGAAAAATGAACAAAAACATCATCCCGGCCTTCCACTTCGATAAACCCAAATCCCTTTTCAGCATTAAACCATTTCACGGTACCTTCAATCATCAGTAAAAACCTCCACCAAAAATGTGTTGAAAATATTTTCCAGTAAAAATTCGCATGTTTGAAAGGATGACAAATGAGATCATAATCCCTTCAAACATGCGAATTATATACCTCAATATTACAACCATTAACAGTGTATCATATTTGGTCTTATTATCAAAGTCTTTTTTTACACTTAGATTATTGACACATTCTGAATGTGTGTGTTAAAATTATTTATTTTTTTGACCGGTATGTTATAATAGGAAAAAGGGCTTGTTGGAGGTGGTTCTCTGTTTAAGGTAGGGGATCAAGTCGTTTATCCGATGCACGGCGCAGGGATCATCGAAGCGATTGAAGAGAAAGAGATTCTGGGTAAAAAACAGATGTACTATGTCATGAAGATGCCCATCGGCGGCGTGAAGATCATGCTGCCCATGGATCGGGCTCCCAGTGTCGGTGTACGTGGGATTGTCAGCGATGAGACGATGGAGAAAGTGCTGCTCCTCTTTAAAAAGAAAGATACGGATGCCTCTGTTGCTTGGAATCAACGATATCGCTTAAATATGGAAAAGATCAAAAGCGGCGATATCTATAAAGGGGCGGAAGTGATCCGCGATTTGGAGCAGACCTGCCAAGAGAGAACGCTTGGAACAGGCGATAAGAAGATGCTGGAGGAAGCAAAACGGATCTTGATCAGTGAGCTTGCATTGGTAAAAGAGATATCGGAAGATCAGGCCGCTTGTTTGTTGGATGAAATTGTGCGGCAATAAGTTTTGCCCCCTTCGCAAGAGGGGGGCTTTTTGATTTTAAAAAACAAAATGGTGTTCCTTAGTCTAAGAGGGATTAGATGCGAAAAACCGGCACTTTCCGTCCGTCGATATCCGTAAAGCCGTACTCCTCAGCCAATTGTCCCACCGGCCAAACGCCGCCGCTTTTTTTCATTACATTGGGGTCGCTTGCTAATGCACAGACGGCACGGCCGACATAATGGGTGGATTCCGTCTGTTTGAGGTCATCTACTTCCTGCCAATGTTCCTCGTCAGTGTGAAATATCTTTAATACCAACTCCGTCCGCATCCATCCCGGTGAAACCGCCACTACGGCGATATTTTCTTCCTTCAACTCAAGCGATAAGCCATAGGCCATCCGATTAAGTGCATTTTTGGCCAGATCATAATAAAAATGACCGATGTATTTGTCGTCATCCCAGGAAGTGGTGTGTAGAATTAAACCACCTCCATTTTCACGCATGAATGGAATGGCGTAATGGTTGGTTGCCAACTGTGCCCGTACACCGGTGGTAAACATATTGTCCCAATGTTTCAATGTTAGTTCCCAAAAGGGATTTGGTTCCCAAACGGCAAGTTCATTGCCGCCCCAAACGTTGTTCACTAAAATATCCAGTTTCCCTTGCTCTTGGCGGATACGCGCAATCAGGGCTTCCACTTCCGTATCATTCGTATGATCACATCGAACTGGAAACGCGGTTCCGCCCTCAGCATTGATTTCATCTGCCGTATCATCGATGGTTCCCGGGGAATTCGCTTGTATAGCCGGATTATAGGTAGAATTTCCTCTCACGCTTCTTCCGGTTACATAGACAGTCGCTCCGGCTTTTCCCAACTCAAGCGCAATGCCACGTCCGGCTCCCCGGCTTGCTCCCGTTACCAGTGCCACTTTTCCTAGCAATGGTTTCATCAACATCCCCTCCTTTGCTTTCGCCTATAGGATACCCTTTCATCGTGACACCCATTGTCATGTTATTTTTTAAAGTTTGATCGATCTAAATCAGTGGAAATATTTATCGGCTGATACATAGCGATAGGAGGTTTTTATATGAAAGCAGTTGTTCATCAATCTCCAAAAGGATTAGCTGAGTTAAAGATAACAGAAGTAACCGAAAGGGAAGCGGGCATGGGAGAGGTGAAGGTTTCTCTAAAGGCTGCAGGACTCAATCATCGCGATTTGTTGGTACAGATCTGGGATCGCCCCACAGATGATGCGGTCATCCTCGGGTCTGACGGGGCGGGAATTGTGGAAGCCGTTGGTGAAGGGGTCAGCAAAGTAAAAATCGGTGATGAAGTAATCATCAACCCCAGTCTCGGCTGGCCTTAGAATGGCGATGCACCGCCTGCAGGGTTTGAGATTCTCGGCGTTCCGACTCCTGGAACCTTTGCCCAAAACATAGTTGTCCCTGAGGAAAACGTAGTGAAAAAGCCGGATTATCTCACGTGGGAAGAGGCGGGTGTGTTACCCCTGGCGGCCTTGACCGCTTTTCGTGCCTTGTTTACCCGAGGGCAATTGAAAAAAGGGCAACATCTCCTCCTTCCCGGCATCGGAGGTGGAGTAGCTACCTTTGTTCTGTTAATGGCCAAAGCTGCTGACGCTCGGGTAACCGTCACATCCCGCAGCCAAGAAAAACGACAACAGGCGCTGAAGCTAGGAGCCGATGCCGCCCTTGACAGCAAAGGGGATTGGAATGAACAGATGAGAGGGGAGAAGGTGGATCTGGTGATCGACAGTGTGGGTCCGGCCACCTTCCACCAATCGATCAACCAACTTCGCGACGGTGGTCGTTTGGTCAACTTTGGAACGACTACCGGGCCAACGGTGGAAATTCCGCTATTTAGCCTATTTTACAAACAGATTAGCCTTCTTGGCACGACCATGGGAAGCAACGAAGAATTCCGGAATATGATCCGTTTTATGGAGCAGCATCAATTGCACCCTGTTGTTGACAAAGTGTATCCGTTGTCGGAAGCCGCCAAAGCGTTTAAACGGCTGGATGAAGGAGAGCAATTTGGGAAGATCGGATTACAAATTGGAGAGTAATGAATGCTGCTTAAAAAGCAGTAATCTTTGCAAAGGGGGGTCCATTGTGAGTGAGCTAAGGAG
This window harbors:
- the ligD gene encoding non-homologous end-joining DNA ligase yields the protein MVATAQTVTVDSREIRISNPEKMLFPALSLTKWDWIMHLTRLAPYLLPYCKDRYLTTIRFPDGPAGKSFYQKNAPAHTPDWIPISEAGEVRYMRLEETSTLIYLGNLACLEFHLSFDRCSNPDRPTDLVFDIDPSQKGAKGFEQAKETALLTRETLQSLGLDGVVKTSGATGLQIYVPLLPGYTFEETREVNQFIAHYLREKHPNLITVERTVSKRGTKVYFDYLQHWRGKSLIAPYSPRAREEATVSTPVRWEELRPSLQPEVFTLQTIHRRLAQVGDLFSPLRQNNGYNLDDILSFIRQRR
- a CDS encoding AAA family ATPase, coding for MGKGIVVGVVPATLLFLLYLGLSPMPILVLAGIAGLVWVMMGSRSGSGKKKILHSKEAVPTVSFDQIGGQERAKKELREALDFLIHRHHIRQYGIRPLKGILLSGPPGTGKTLMAKAAAHYTDSVFITTSGSEFIEMYVGVGAQRIRELFHKARKEAKKNNKNSAIIFIDEIDVIGGQRAGSQHREYDQTLNQLLTEMDGMTTDRKVQVLVVAATNRKDMLDSALLRPGRFDRHITVDLPDKKARMSILKLHTHNKPLADDVDLEQIGVETFGFSGAQLESLTNEAAIYAMRNGSDKIGQRHLSEAIDKVMMGEKTDREATQEERERVAIHELGHAIVSEWVRPHSVSQVSLAPRGQALGYVRHHPGQDRYLHTRKQIEDQIMICLAGAAAEEQVYKNRSTGAKNDYEQANRFTRALIEAGLSDLGIIDKDLVSNETLHQESVKILKELHVRTVQLLDRYFPVFDAALTILLKEEVLSGEQFRELLKRYMEEPKAVNG
- a CDS encoding pyridoxal phosphate-dependent aminotransferase, which produces MKLSRRVQQLTPSKTIEITATAKALRQQGHDVIVLGAGEPDFNTPDAILEAANRAMREGQTKYTPAGGIPELKDAIIAKFQRENGLSYTRDEVTVTVGAKHALYNLFQVTLDEGDEVIIPSPYWVSYIEQVKLAGGVPVVIEGKEENGFKVTVEQLRQAVTERSVAFLINTPSNPTGAMYSADELRTLGECCREHDLLIVSDEIYEQLVYGEQQPVSIAGLADFKERTVIINGVSKTYSMTGWRIGYAAGDARIIKAMTSLASHSTSNPTSIAQYAALEALAGDQTPVAQMKKAFHERRDYVVERLRQMPGVTSDTPQGAFYVFANVAQAAATAGFDSVDDWVKAMLEKEKVALVPGSAFGSSDHVRISYATSMEELEKAMDRMESFIRS
- a CDS encoding acetate kinase; amino-acid sequence: MKVLVINCGSSSIKYELFDMAQESVLASGLVERIGSDRSILTHKVTGKEPWVETAEILDHRQGLNKVLALLVDKTLGVLHSVDEVDAVGHRVVHGGEAFSQSALINTDVVRAIQANVDLAPLHNPPNLLGIDAARHHLPHAQHAAVFDTAFHQTMPDYAYLYALPRVLYQKHKVRRYGFHGTSHQYVSERAAEMLEKPLEELKLISCHIGNGASCTAIQGGKSVDTSMGMTPLEGLMMGTRSGDIDPAIVPFIMAKEELTLAEVNSMMNKHSGLIGVSGLSSDMREIVEGTFEGNKQAKLALEMYTYRLRKTIGAYAAAMDGVDAIIFTAGVGENASLVREWTCRGLSYLGVELDKEKNANRGLQVISTPESRVKVLVIPTDEELMIARETKRLVESAS
- a CDS encoding amidohydrolase, which encodes MKEGEPLLSEASMLIKGDRIVWVGTGSPPEAEVDKIVDMKDRLLLPGWINTHNHAAMTLLRGYADDLPLQTWLQKYMWPLEARFQARQVRAGTRLAVVEMIRGGTTCFADMYDYMDEVAQVVADSGIRARLCRGVIGLVSEQERQSKLNEAVQFVRDWNGKADGRITTMLAPHAAYTCPPAYIEQIVEQAEILDQPIHTHLSETAAEVEQNVNEYGCRPVEHLDRLGVFQRPTLVAHAVHVNEEEIALLAARSVKISHNPGSNLKLGSGIAPIPAMFRHGLTPSLGTDGAASNNNLDLLGEIQLAALIHKGANQDPEAVPAEQALAMGTRFGAEALFLSDEIGTLEAGKKADFISVDTSVPHMQPAHDLVSHLVYAAGASDVQDVYVDGHPLMRNRHLLTLDEEKIRWEAQRAFEMIAPSE
- a CDS encoding 3-hydroxyacyl-CoA dehydrogenase family protein yields the protein MSDIQHVVVYGGGTMGQGIAELLSKKGFDVSVIEKTQALAKQAHHHIELSLDKQLSKWGITQAEKKLILSRIQFTNEETPLQYADLVIETITEDLESKKEVFDRCDRLCPSNTIVASNTSTLSLTELAAVTRRPERVIGLHFVHPSTRVDLVEIVRGLRTSPETVDEVKALLERLHLVGVEVYESPGFVTTRLIVILINEALYTLMEGVASPEAIDTAMKRGYRFPYGPLEMADRFGLDSVLAAMEQLFREYGDNKFRPAPLLKKMVRAGQLGVKTGEGFFHYDEDGDRIGKEGVQ
- a CDS encoding CarD family transcriptional regulator yields the protein MFKVGDQVVYPMHGAGIIEAIEEKEILGKKQMYYVMKMPIGGVKIMLPMDRAPSVGVRGIVSDETMEKVLLLFKKKDTDASVAWNQRYRLNMEKIKSGDIYKGAEVIRDLEQTCQERTLGTGDKKMLEEAKRILISELALVKEISEDQAACLLDEIVRQ
- a CDS encoding cold-shock protein — encoded protein: MIEGTVKWFNAEKGFGFIEVEGRDDVFVHFSAINADGFKSLDEGDKVRFEITQGNRGDQAQNVVKL
- a CDS encoding SDR family NAD(P)-dependent oxidoreductase; the protein is MKPLLGKVALVTGASRGAGRGIALELGKAGATVYVTGRSVRGNSTYNPAIQANSPGTIDDTADEINAEGGTAFPVRCDHTNDTEVEALIARIRQEQGKLDILVNNVWGGNELAVWEPNPFWELTLKHWDNMFTTGVRAQLATNHYAIPFMRENGGGLILHTTSWDDDKYIGHFYYDLAKNALNRMAYGLSLELKEENIAVVAVSPGWMRTELVLKIFHTDEEHWQEVDDLKQTESTHYVGRAVCALASDPNVMKKSGGVWPVGQLAEEYGFTDIDGRKVPVFRI